Below is a genomic region from Streptomyces roseoviridis.
GTCGGCGGGGCCCGCCGTCAGGGCCACCAGGAGCCGGGCGACACGGCTCGCACCGTCGTGCCACCGCGGCACGCGCGGGGCAGCAGCACCCGCGCCGCGCCCCCGTACGGGCGCCGGTTCGGGTCACTCCGGGCCGAGGACCTCGCGCAGCGCGGCCACCGCGTGGTCGCGGTGCTCGTCGAGCCAGCGCACCGCCGCGGCCTCGTCCGCCTCGGTCACGGCCGAGATGACCGCCCGGTGCTCGTGGACGGCCGCCTCCCGGTGGGGGTCCTGGGCGTAGTACAGGGCGCGGTAGGCGTCGGTCGCGTCCCACAGCGTGGCGATCAGCCGCACCAGGCGAGGCATGCCGGAGGCCTCCACCAGCGCGAAGTGGAAGCGGCGGTTGGCCTCGGCCATGGCCGTCACGTCGCCCGCCCCGGCGGCCCGCTCCACGTCCGCCTGGCTTCGCTCCAGCGCGTCGATCAGACCGTCCGGCATGCGCCGCAGGGCCGCGCGGACCGCCTCCGTCTCCAGGAGCCGCCGGATGCGGTAGATCTCCTCCAGGTCCGCCAGGGACAACTCGGCGACGTAGTAGCCCCGGTGGACGTGGTGCACCACCAGGCCGTCGGCCTCCAGCGTCTTCAGAGCCTCGCGCAGCGGGACCCGGCTCACGTCGAGGCGGGCCGCCAGGGTGTCCTGCCGGATCGGGTCGCCCGGCCGCAACTCCCCGGTGGTGATGGAGCGGCGCAACTCCTCCAGGACGAACTGCTGGGCCGTCCGTGGCCGCCGACGCTCCACCGTGCCGCTCATGGCTGTGCCCCTTCCCTCGACTGCGTGCCGTTCATCTTCCTACGCACCGGTGACGGGCGGTCGCGGCCTGTGGACAACCCGAGTTCCGCCAGGACCTCGGCGGTGTGCTCGCCCAGGCGCGGCGGCGCGGCGCGGTAGACCGCCGGGGTGGTGCCGAAGGCGATCGGGTGGGCGACCTGCCCGGGGCCGGCGTCCTCGGCCGGGACGCGCGGCCGCAGGCCCAGGCGGTCGGCGAGCGCGAAGGCGCCGGCGAGGTCGTTGATGGGGCCGCAGGGCACCCCGGCCGCGGTCAGGTCGTCGAACCAGGCGTCGGCGGTGCGCCGCGCGAGGGGCCCGGACAGTTCCGCGACCAGTTCCTCCCGGTGCGCGACCCGGGCGGTGTTGGTGGCGAAGCGGGGGTCGTCGGCGAGCCCGGGGCTGCCGATCCGCTCGCACAGGGCGCGGAACTGACGGTCGTTGCCGACGGCGAGCACCAGGGGACGGTCGCTCGCCTCGAACACCTCGTACGGGGTGATGCTGGGGTGCCGGTTGCCGAGGGCGCGCGGGATGACGCCCGCGGCGAGGTGGGCCGCCGCCTGGTTGGTCAGCGCGGACAGCAGCGAGCCGAGGAGGGACACCTCCAGACGCTGGCCCTCGCCGGTGCGTTCGCGGTGGCGGAGCGCGGCGAGCACGCCCATGCCCGCATGGAGGCCGGTGATGACGTCGACCAGGGCGACGCCCGCCTTGGTGCCCGGCCCCCCGGGCTCACCGGTGACGCTCATGAGGCCGCCCATGGCCTGCACGAGCAGGTCGTAGCCGGGCAGCGCGGCGCCCTCGGCCGAGCCGAAGCCGGTCACGGAGCAGTAGACGAGACCCGGATTGGTGGCCCGCACCCGCTCGTAGCCGAGGCCGAGCCGGTCCATGGTGCCGGGCCGGAAGTTCTCCACGAGCACGTCGGCCCGGTCCACGATCGCCCGGGCCGTCTCCAGGTCGGCCGGGTCGGCCAGATCGAGAGCCACCGAACGCTTGTTGCGGTTCACGCCCAGGAAGTAGGTGGCCTGCCCGTCGGCGAACGGCGGCCCCCACGCGCGGGTGTCGTCGCCCGAGCCGGGGCGCTCGATCTTCACGACCTCGGCGCCGAGGTCGGCGAGGAGCATCGTCATGTACGGCCCGGCCAGCACCCGGCCGAAGTCCGCGACGACGATCCCGGACAGGGCGCCGGCCGGGCCCGCCTCCGGCTGCTGCGCGTCCATGCCGCTCTCCTTCGTGGTGAGGCGTCGACCGCGACACGGCGATCGAGGGGCGTCGACCGCGGGGCGCCGGGGGCGCGTCGGCGATCGGATCCAAGCGGACCGTACGCACCGGAGATCGGATATTCAATACTGGATCCAATATCCAATCTGGGGCTACGCTTCGGCTCGCCGCGTTGCCACAGTCGCCAGGAGGCCGTTCGTGAAGTCGTCGCCGCAGCCGTCGCGTTCGTCGCAGTCCGCGCCCGTCCACCCGCTCGATCTGCTCGCGATCGACGGGCTGCTCACCGACGAGGAGCGGGAGATCCGCCGCACCGTCCGTGCCCTGGCCGACCGCGAACTGCGCCCGCACGTCGCCGAGTGGTTCGAGCGCGGCGCCATCCCCGCCCGCGAGCTCGCCCGCACCCTGGGCGGCCTCGGGGTCCTCGGCATGCACCTGGAGGGCTACGGCTGCGCCGGCACCGGCTCCGTGGCGTACGGCCTGGCCTGCATGGAACTGGAGGCCGTCGACTCCGGCCTGCGCTCCCTGGTGTCGGTGCAGGGCTCGCTCGCCATGTACGCGATCTGGAAGTTCGGCTCCGAGGAGCAGAAGCAGCGCTGGCTGCCCAAGATGGCGGCCGGCGAGTACATCGGCTGCTTCGGCCTGACCGAGCCGGACGCCGGATCCGACCCCGGCGCCATGCGCACCCACGCCAAGCGCGACGGCTCCGACTGGATCCTCAACGGCACCAAGATGTGGATCACCAACGGCTCCGTCGCCGACGTGGCCGTCGTCTGGGCCCGCACCGAGGACGGCGTCCGCGGCTTCGTCGTGCCGACGGACACCCCCGGCTTCAGCGCGCCGGAGATCAAGCAGAAGCTCTCCCTGCGCGCCAGCGTCACCAGCGAACTCGTCCTGGAGGACGTCCGGCTGCCCGCCGACGCGATGCTCCCGGAGGCCCGCGGCCTGTCCGGCCCGCTCGGCTGCCTCAACGAGGCCCGCTTCGGCATCGTCTTCGGCGCCCTCGGCGCCGCCCGCGACTGCCTGGAGACGGCGATCTCCTACGCCGCCGACCGCACGGTCTTCGCCCGGCCGCTGTCCTCCTACCAGCTGACGCAGCAGAAGCTCGCCGACATGGCCCTGGAACTCGGCAAGGGCATGCTGCTCGCGCTCCACCTCGGCCGCCTCAAGGACGCCGGCACCCTGACCCCCGAACAGATCAGCGTGGGCAAGCTCAACAACGTGCGCGAGGCCATCGCCGTCGCCCGCGAGTGCCGCACCGTCCTGGGGGCCAACGGCATCACCCTGGAGTACCCGGTGATGCGCCACGCCAACAACCTGGAGTCGGTCCTCACGTACGAGGGCACCAGCGAGGTGCACTCCCTGGTCATCGGCAAGGCGCTCACCGGCGAGCAGGCCTTCCGCTGACCCGCCTCGGCTGACGGTCGTCGACCGCACGACCGCCGACGGAACGGCCGACCGCACGGCCGTCGACCGCACGGCCGGCGACGGAAGGGCCGCCGACCGCAGGGCCGGCGGCCGACCGTCGTACCGTCTTCACCCGGCGGTCACCCGGTCCACGAAGGCGTTCAGGTTGCCCATCATCCGGTCGATCTGCTCGTCCGGGCTCAGCGACTCCTGGTGGCGCGGGCCGCGCAGCTTGGGCTGCCGCTTGCCGCGGACGTACAGCGGGCAGGCGAGGTCGGCGCACACGTACGTGCCGACCGTGTTGCCCTCGCGGCCGCGCGCGCCGGCCAGCGGCGCCGCCAGGAGGGTCACGCCCGAGGAGGCGTGGGAGGTCAGGCAGATCTGGCACATGCTGGACTTCACGGCGCTGGTGCGGCCGACCGCGGGCACCCGCAGGGTGATGCCCACCGGGCCCTGCGGGCGCGGGACGACGAGATGGGCCCGCAGCGGCGCGCCCGGGTCGACCCAGCCCAGGAAGTCCAGGTCCTCCCAGGGCAGCTCGGCGAAGTCGAGCGGAAGCTTCATGCGGGACGCGTCACCCTTCGAGCAGTTGACGAAGGACGCGCGGATCTGTTTGTCGGTCAATGGTTCCACTGTTCCGACCGTACACAGCACCGTTGCCCGGGGCATCCGATTATCGGTGCGCGTCGTCCCGGCGGGGCCGTGACCGAGGCCCCCCCGTCCGTGCTCAGGCGACCCAGTCGGGCAGGCCGGGGTCGGAGATCCGCGCGGGAGCCCCTTCCAGGGCGGCGGCGAGCCGCTCGGCCGCCGTCTCGTACACCTCGGCCGGCAGGGCGTACGGGATGCGCAGCCGGTGCTCGTGCGTGCCCGGGTCCACCCCGAAGCGGGCCCCGCCCTCCACCCGCACCCCGTGCCGCAGGGCGCGGGCCGCGAGCTGGGAGGCGACGGGCCGGCCCAGGTCGATCCACAGGCACAGCCCGCCCGGCGGCAGTGTCCAGTGCCACTCCGGCAGGTGCCGGGCGAGCGCCGTCACGAGGGCCTCGCGGCGCCGCCGCAGCTCCGCCGCACGCCCCGGCAGCAACGGGTCGATCCGGCCCATCAGGGCGACGGCGACCAACTGGTCGAGCACCGACCCGGCCAGGTCGTGGGTGATCCGGACCCGGGCGAGCTCGGTCACCACCCGCGAGGACGCGCGCACCCAGCCGACCCGCAGCCCGCCCCAGCAGCTCTTGCTGAGCGAGCCGACGCTGATGATCTGCTCCCCGGTGCCGGGGCCGGCCGAGGCCGCGAAGGGACGGGGTGCCGGCACGTCCAGGGCGATGTCGGACAGGGTCTCGTCCACCACCAGCCACGTCCCCGTGGCCCGCGCCGCCCGTGCCACCTCGCCCCGCTGCTCCTCGGGCATCAGGCGCCCGGTCGGATTATGGAAGTCGGGGATGAGATAGGCGAGGCGCGGCGCGGTCTGCCGCAGTGCCGCGTCGATGAGTCCGGTGTCCCAGCCGGTCTCCGTCACCGGCACGGGCGTGATCCGCAGCCGCTGTCCGCGCATGGCGTCCAGGGCATTGGTGTACGAGGGGCTCTCGGCGAGCACCCGGTCACCGGGCCCGCCGAGCAGGGCGAGAGCCAGCGCGAGGGCCTGCTGCGCGCCCGTCGTCACGAGGATCTGCTCGGGCCGGGTGGGCAGCCCACGGGCCGTGTACCGGTGCGCGATGCCCGCGCGCAGTTCCGGGAGCCCGTACGGGTGGTAGCCCTGGGCGGCCGCGTAGCGGGGCAGTTCGGCGGCGGCCTCGGTCAGCGCCAGGGCCAGGACGTCGGCGGGTGCCTCGGGCGCGGCGAGCGCGAGGTCGATGACCGAGTCCGTGTCCCCGTGGATCGCGGCGGGTCCGGCCGCCGGCTGGCCCTCGGGCAGCGCCGTCCAGGTGCCGGCGCCCTGCCGGCTGTGCGCGTAGCCGCTCTCCCGCAGCAGGTCGTAGGCGGAGGTGACGGTCGTCCGGCTGACGCCGAGCGCCATGGCCAGTTCGCGCTCGGCGGGCAGCCGCATCCTGAGCGCGACCCGGCCGTCGAGCAGCGTCTCCCGCACCGCCCGGGCCAGTTCGCGGTAGCCGAAGCGGCCCTCGGCCGGGGGCGTCAGCAGCGCCGCCAGCTGTCGGCCGCTCAGCATGCGGTCCGACACGGAGACCACGGTACGGACCACTCGACCCTCTGCCATGCCAATCACTCCTTATTGGCTGTGCCGACCAGGCCAATAAGGCTACAGACTGCGGACATTGGCCTGGTGGCCAGGGGAGAGGAGCAGGGAGATGTCCGGATACCTGACTGATCGTGACGAGAGGATGTGGCAGCGGCGCGCCGAGGAGAGGGTCGCCGCGCCGTTGGATATCGGATATTGGATCCGGACGTTGAGGGCTGGATCCCCTGTCGAGACGCCGAGGTCCCGCCAAGAAAGCCGGGCCCTGCGGATCGGATATTGGATCCGGTCGCTGCGGTCGCCGCGGCACACTCCCCGCACCTCACAGGCGCCACAGCCCTCGCGCACGCGGCCCGCTCAGCCGGCCCCGCCGGTCCCGCCGGTCCGGCCGGCCCGGCGGCGCCGAGGAGCGCCTGCGTGAGCGGGATCGCCGTCGGCGTCAGCGGCTTCCTCGCCGAGGCCCGGGTGCTGCGGCGGCACGCCCGTACCGCCGCACGCCCCGCGTCGCTCTGCGCGCCGCCTTCTCAGATCAGCGGCTGACCGTCGGGCCGGCCCGGTGCGGACGGCCGCAAGGGGGCCGCGCCCGGGGCGGTGTCCGTCGACGTGTCCGTGGACGCGGCGGGCTGTGAGGACCCGTTCGGCGTCAGGTCCGTGGCCGGCTGGGACTCGGGTCCCGAGGTCGTCGTCGCCGGTGCCGGCGGTGACTCCGGCTCCGTGGGCGGGGAAGGGGAATCGGACGGCGTCGTGGGGGTCTTGGGCACGAGCGGCGAAGGGCACGGCGAGGGCGTGACGCCGTCGACGGGCGCCGGCGCCTCCGGACCGGTGACCGACACGCACGGCACCGGCGAGGACGGCGACGTGGGCGGGGAGGTCGAGGGCGACGTCGGCGGGGAGGTCGTCGGACGCGGCGGGGGAGTGGTGTGCTTGTCCCGGTGGCCCGTGTCGCCCGGCTCGCGCGCGATCCAGCGGTCCGTGCGCGGGTCGTGGATCACGAAGACCTTGATCACCGTCACGGACGGCTGGACGACCACGACGTTGCTCGTCCGGTAACCGGGCCAGGCCGGTCCGACCTGCTTCGGCTCCTTCTGGGCGATCGGCGGCGTCAGCGGGTTGCCGCACGCGCAGCGCACCCGCGGCACGCCGTGGTCGTCCACCATCACCGCCGTACCGCCCTGGAGCACCGCCTGGTACGGGACCGGGGAGCCGTCGCGGAAGCCGTGGTTGGTCACCCGGGTGTCCACGCGCAGCTGGACCGGCGTCAACGACCGCAGGTAACCGGGGACTTCGGTCGCCCGGATGCCGAGCACCGACGCGAAGGCGGCGTTCTTGGCGGGCTCGTCGGACAGGAAGCGGATCTGCTGCTCGACGTCACAGCTCGCGATCCGGTGCGTGCCCCCGTACAGGCCGGGCGTCGCGCCCGACACGCCCCGCGTGGCGTTGGCGTCCGCGCCCGACCGCTCGGGCAGCGGCGGAGGGGAGGCGGACGCGCCCTCGGCGCGGGCCGTGGACCGGGTGAAGGGATCGGGGCCGCTCGCCGAGGCGTTCTGGAGGAAGACCTCGCCGCCGCCGGCGCCCGCCTGGTTCCCGTCCCCGTCGCCGCCCCGCTGGGTGAGGACCACGACGAGCGCGACGGCCGCCACGATGATCGCGGTCAGCGAGGCCACCTTGGGGACCGAGCGCCACCACGGGCCGCCGCCCCCGCCCCCGGGGCCGTCGCTCCGGGTGGAGCCGCCGCCACCCCCGCCGGCGCCTCCGCCCCCGCCCGAACCGCCGCGCGGCGGGCCGGGAGGCGGCGGGGGGCCGGACGGGCCGGGGCGCGTGGACGGGCCCGAGAGGGGCCCCGAAGGGGGTCCGGTGGGAGGGACCGAGGGCCGGTCGGACGGCGGGTGGGAAGTCACGTTTTTCCCTTTCTTCCGTTCCGCGCCCATTGTGTGCTCCGACCAGGTGCCGTCCGCAAGCGGACCGCACCCGCCGGTACTAGCGTGGGCAGGGTGAGCAACCGGCTCCCCACCCGGCCCGGCCGGGCCGTTCCCACCGAGGACCACGTCCGGCTCGCCCGCCATCTGGCGGCGGCCCTCGCCGCCGTCGTCGCGGGCTTCCTCGCGATGGGCGTCACCGCCGCCCTCGGCCTGTGGGCCGCGGGCGCGACCGACCTGCCGGGCGGCGCCGGTGCCTTCGTCGCCGTCCTCGCGGCCGTCGTCGTCATGGCCACGGGCGGGCAGATCGGGCTCTCCGGCGACGCCGGGGCCCTCGCCGGCACCCAGGCCGAACTCACCGCCATGCCGCTCACCGTCACCCTGGTGGGCGCCATGGTCACCGGAAGCGTGTTCCTGCGCCCCCTGCGCCACCACGCCGTCGCCCGCGCCGGAGACCTCCTCACCCTGGCCGTGCCCACCGTCGTCCTCTGGCTGGCCGCGCTCGGCGGCGTCTGCGCCCTGGCCCGCCGCGACTTCCCGCTCACCCTCGGCGGCGGCACCACCGAGGAGACCGGCGATCTCGGCGACCTGTTCGGGGACCTCCTCGACGCGGCGAACCCCAGCGTCGGCTTCCGCCCCGACGTCGGCCCCACGCTCTTCTACGGCCTGCTGTGGATCCTCGGCGTCCTCGTCGTCGCCCTGCTCGTCTCCCGGCGCACACCGCTGCCGCCCCGCCTCGTCCGCCACCACCAGGCCGTCCGGCCCGCCGCCTCCGCGATGCTGCTCCTGCTCCTCGCGTACGTGGCCGTCGGCCTCGTCATCGGCCTGGTCGTCGCCGCCACCAAGGGGCACGCCGCGGAAACCCTCGCCGTGCTGCTGCTCGGCCTGCCCAACGTCAGCTGGCTCGCCCTCGGCATCGGCATCGGCGGTTCCTGGGAGGGCAGGGCCGAGGGCCCCTTCGGCCTCCCCATGCCCCAGATCCTCGACGCCGTACTGCGCGGCGGCGACGGCGGCCGCGAACTGTCGCGGGTCGACCTCTCCTCCCTCGCCGCGCAGGACGGACGCGCCTGGTGGCTCCTCCCGATCGCCGCCGTGCTCGTCCTCGCCGCCGCCTTCGTCATGGCCGCCCGCTCGCCCGCCCGCGTCCCGCCCTGGCGGCACGCCCTCCACCTTGGCATCGCCCTCGCCGTCACCCTGCTGGTCGTCACCCCCCTCACCCTCGTCGAGGCCCGCTTCGGCCTGTCGATCCTCGGCATCGGCGACCTGGAGGCGCTCGGCGCCGACGTGTTCCTGCGCCCCCACATCTGGCGGACCGTCGGCCTCGGCCTCCTCTGGGGCCTCGTGGCCGGCCTCCTCGGAGCCCTGCTCGCCACCCGCGTGCACCGCCGCGGCGAGGTGCCGGACAACGGCGCACCCGCCGACCGGACCGAAGCCGGTCCCGGGACCGGCCCCGGGACCGGCCCCGGCAGGGACGACTGACGAGGGACCCGGGCCTCCCGGTCCTCGGAGCGGGGCGAGTGCGACGGCTGCCCGGCTGCCCGGCTGCCCGGCGGTCCGACGGCTCGGCGACGCCGCTCGCCGGCGACCGCGGACACCGTCTCCTCGCCCCAGCGCGATCCGGGTGCCGCCCGAGCTCCCCACGCCGTCCGGAACGACGCCGTCCGGAACGACGCCGACGGCACGGGCCGACGGCACGGGCCGACTGCGCGGCCGACCGCGTGGGCCCGAGCCACCGCGACACCGGCGGCTTCGACGCGACCGAGCCCGGCCCGGGACCACGGGCGGCGGGGGCGGAACCCCCGACCGCACCCGGCACCCGGAACTACGCCATCCCGCGGAAGACCGGCCGCGCCCATGACGGCGGTTCGGGCGGTGGCCCAGTCGGCCAGGGGCCGCTGCCGCTGCCCGGAACCTCGGCCGCCCGTGCGCCGCGTACGCCCCGCTCCAGGGCCGCCCGCAGCTCGGCGACGAACTCCAGGCACGTCCCGTAGCGCTCCTCCGGCACCTTCGCCAGGGCCTTGGCCAGCACCGCGTCCGCCGCCTCCGGCAGTCCCGCGCGCTCCTGCGACAGCGGGGGCGGCGGATCGTACTGGTGCGCCCACAGCAGTGCCATGTCGTCGTCCCTGCGGAACGGCGGCACCCCGGTCAGCGTCTCGAAGACCACGCACGCCAGGCTGTAGACGTCGCACCGGCCGTCCACCGGCTTGCCCGAGATCTGCTCGGGCGCCACGTAGTCGAGGGTTCCCACGAACTGCCCCACCGTCGTGAACCCGGTCAGCGACAGCGACTTCTTCGTCAGGCCGAAGTCCGTGAGGTACACGTGCTCCGGATGGTCCCGGTCGGTGCCCTCCGCCACCAGGATGTTGCCGGGCTTCACGTCCCGGTGCACCAGGTCGTGCGCGTGCGCCGCGTCCAGCGCGGACGCCACCTGCACCGCGATCCGCCCCGCCGCCACCGGTTCCAGGGCGCCCTCCCGGTCCAGCAGCGCCCGCAGATCCTGACCCGGCACGTACCGCATCGCGATGTAGAGCACGCCCTCCGTCTCGCCGGCCTCGAACACCGGCACGATGTGCGGGTGGTCGATGGCCGCCGCCACCCGCGACTCGTGCGCGAAACGCCGGCGGAAGGTGTCGTTGCGGGCCAGCTCGGGGGCGAGCAGCTTCAGCGCCACGACCCGGTCCAGCCGCAGGTCACGCGCCCGGTAGACGACCGCCATGCCGCCGCGCCCGACCTCGTCCTCCACCAGGTAGCCGGCGATCCGCTGACCGATCAGCCCGGCGTCCCGGCCGGCCGGAAGGCCGTGGTCGAGGCCGTGGTCGACGCCGGGCCCAGGGCCGGAGCCGTGGGCCGGGCCCGAGCCGGGCCTGCGGCCAGGCCCGCCGTCAGGACCGCGGTCAGGCCCAGGCCCCGGCTCAGGCCCAGGCCCCGGCCCAGGCCCAGGACCCGTCCCCGACTCCGCCGGCTCACCCGGCCCGGTCATCGGTCCTCACCCGCTCGCCCGGTCCCGTCACCGGCCCTCACCCCGGCCGTCCGCGCCCCACTCCACCACCTGCGTCTCCCCGGCACCGTCCTCCTCCGGCGGCCGGGACACCAGCTGCGTGGGCTCGTGCGGCACCTCGCCCGGCGGCGCCGCGGCCACCGCCGAGGGGCGCAGGGAGGCCGCGTACGTGCTCAGGCCCGTGCCGTCGCAGTACACCCACCGCTCGTGCTCGGCGTCGTACAGCCACAGCGACTCGCCGTCGACGACCATCCCGACCCGCAGTCCCCGGGTGCGCCGCCGGAACGTCTCGCCGTCCGTCCGCCCCGCCGCCAGCTCCTCCGCGGCGCGCCGGTAGCGGCCGAGGGCGTCCTCCACCCGGGCGATCAGCGGACGCGGGTCGGCGGTGCGGGAGGACGGCCGGCCCGCGGCGGGCGGATCGGCCGGTACGGAGACGAGCAGCCGGGCGTCGACCCACGCGGACCAGCCGTTGGAGCACAGCACCTGGCCCCAGTCGCCGACCCGCTCCACCAGCTGCACCGGAAGGAAGGCGTCCAGCGGCTCCGTCGGCAGCGCGGGATCCGGTGCCTCCCACGCGGGCAGCCCCTCGCGCGGCACGACGTGCGTGGGCCGGAAGTCCGGCAGGTACGCCGACACGTACTCGGTGGCCATGGGTGCCTCCCTCCGCTCTCGCCGGCCCGCTCGCCCGCCGCTCACTTCCGCATCACGACGGGCTCGTGCCGCCGCAGCAGCCTGGCCACGACGAGGCCCAGCACGACGCAGAGCGCGAGCAGCATCCCCATGTCGAAGAGCCAGGCGCCGAGCGTGTGGTCCATCAGCGGATCGGCGGTCTTCTCGCCCGGAACGGTCGCGCCGATGTCGACGGTCGCGCCCATCGCCGCGAACGCCCACCGCGACGGCACCAGCCAGGCCAGCTGCTCCAGGACGGGCGTGCCGCTCACGTTGAGCAGCGCGCCGCAGAACACGACCTGGACGATCGCGAGGAGCACCAGCAGCGGCATCGTCACCTCCTCCTTGCGCACCAGGGCGGAGACGAACAGGCCGAGCATCATCGCGGTGAAGGCCAGCAGGGCGACGGCGAGGGTCAGCTCCACGAGCGGGGGCATCAGCACGCCCTTGCCGCCGGGCGCGCCGAGCGGGACGCCGATCAGCGCGACCAGGGTCAGCACGACCGACTGGACGACCGTGATCAGACCGAGGACCACCACCTTGGACATCAGATACGCCGAACGCGACAGGCCGACGGCTCTCTCCCGGCGGTAGATGGTGCGCTCCTTGACCAGCTCCCGCACCGCGTTCGCCGCCCCGGTCAGCACCCCGCCGACGCAGAGGATCAGCAGCACGTTCAGGGTGGACTCCGGACCGAGCCGTCCCTCGGACAGGGCGCGCGCCATCGCGCCCATGACGAACGGCAGCGCGATCATGATGGCAAGGAACGTCCGGTCGGCGGCGAGGGCCGCCGCGTACCGCCGGACGAGGGTACGGAGCTGGGACCCCCAGCTCTGCGCCTTCGGCGGTGGCGGCGGGGCCGCCTCCGGCGGCGCTCCGGGAACGGCGGCGAGGCCCGGCCGGACGGTCGCCTCCTCGATGTACCGGCGGTGGAAGGGAGAGCCCCGGTAGCGGCCCGCCCAGTCGCGGTCGCGGTCGTTCTCGAAGGACTCGAACGCCTCCGGCCACTGGGCGAAGCCGAAGAAGTCCAGGGCGTCGGCGGGCGGACCGTAGTACGCCACCCGGCCGCCCGGCGCGAGGACGAGGAGCCGGTCGCACACGTCGAGACTGAGCACGCTGTGGGTGACGACGATGACCGTGCGGCCGTCGTCGGCGAGCCCGCGCAGCATGTGCATCACCGAGCGGTCCATGCCCGGGTCGAGCCCGGACGTCGGCTCGTCGAGGAAGAGCAGCGACGGCTTGGTGAGCAGTTCGAGCGCCACGCTGACCCGCTTGCGCTGCCCGCCGGAGAGGCTGTGGATCGGCTGGGCGGCCCGTTCCTCCAGCCCGAGTTCGCCGATCACCTCGTCCACCCGGGCGCGCCGTTCGTCGGCCGCGGTGTCCTCGGGGAAGCGCAGCTCGGCGGCATAGCCGAGGGCCCGGCGGACGGTGAGCTGGAGGTGCAGGATGTCGTCCTGCGGGACGAGCCCGATGCGCTGGCGCAGTTCCGCGTAGTCCCGGTAGAGGTCCCGGCCGTCGTACAGGACCGTGCCCCGGTCCGCGGGCCGCTGGCCGGTGAGGGCACCGAGCAGGGTGGACTTGCCGGCGCCGGACGGGCCGACGACGGCGAGCAGGCACTTCTGCCCCACGGGGAAGGACACGCCGTCGAGGAGGGTCTTGCGCCCGTGGTCCACGGTGACGGCCAGCTCCTGCACGTCGAGGGAGACCTCGCCGGTGTCGGTGAACTCGACCAGGTTCCCGCCGATCAGGCAGAACGCGCAGTGGCCGATGCCGACGATGTCCTCACCGGTGACTCGCGCCTCGACGACGGGACGGCCGTTGAGGAAGGTGCCGTTGTGGCTGCCGAGGTCGTGGATCCAGTAGGTGCCGTCGGGGTGGGCCCGCAGCTCGGCGTGGCGGCGCGAGACGGTGAGGTCGTCGACGACGAGGTCGTTGTCGGGCGCGCGGCCGATCCGGACGGCATGGGCGGGCAGCGGCCGCACGGACGTCGGCTGCCGGAACGTGCCGGTGCGGGCGGGATGCGCGACGGACGACGGACGCGGCGGAGGTGCCGCCGCCGGGGGTGCCGCGGGGGCCTCGTCCGGCAGGGGCGAGGGGGCGGGCTCCGGTCGTACGGGCCGGGGCCGCGCGGACGGCGGGGGCTCGGGCGCGGGCGGTGCGGGTGCGGCAGGGGCCGACTCGGGTCGTACGGGCGCGGGGGACGCCTGCTCCGGTCGTACGGGGCCGGGGGACGCCTGCTCGGGTCGTACGGGGCCGGGGGACGCCCGGTCCTGGGGCGCCGACCCGGGGCGTACGGGCTCCGCCGGGGCGGACCGGCCGGGAGCGGCGGACGGGGTCGGCGCACGGGCCGGAAGCAGCACCGCCATCGGCCCTTCGGTGGGGTGGCCGAAACGGAGCACGGTGCCGGGGCCGACGGGGCCGAGGGCGACGCGGCGGTCGTCGGCGAAGGTCCCGTTCGTGCTGCCCTCGTCCTCGAGCGTCCAGTGGTCCCCCACCGCCCGCAGCACGGCGTGGTGCCAGGACACCCGGGCGTCGGACAGGACGAAATCGCTGGTGGGGTCGCGTCCGATGCGATAGACGCGGCTCGGGTTCATCACGGTCGCGTCTCCGTCGAGCTCGAGCACCAGCTCGGGCGCGGCGGGCGCGAGGGGCCGCTCTCCCATGCGTGAATCCTAACGTCGATGGCCCGCCCGCGCCCGGGATGGCCGCCGGTATCGTGGGCCGCCGACCCACCCGG
It encodes:
- a CDS encoding FHA domain-containing protein: MGERPLAPAAPELVLELDGDATVMNPSRVYRIGRDPTSDFVLSDARVSWHHAVLRAVGDHWTLEDEGSTNGTFADDRRVALGPVGPGTVLRFGHPTEGPMAVLLPARAPTPSAAPGRSAPAEPVRPGSAPQDRASPGPVRPEQASPGPVRPEQASPAPVRPESAPAAPAPPAPEPPPSARPRPVRPEPAPSPLPDEAPAAPPAAAPPPRPSSVAHPARTGTFRQPTSVRPLPAHAVRIGRAPDNDLVVDDLTVSRRHAELRAHPDGTYWIHDLGSHNGTFLNGRPVVEARVTGEDIVGIGHCAFCLIGGNLVEFTDTGEVSLDVQELAVTVDHGRKTLLDGVSFPVGQKCLLAVVGPSGAGKSTLLGALTGQRPADRGTVLYDGRDLYRDYAELRQRIGLVPQDDILHLQLTVRRALGYAAELRFPEDTAADERRARVDEVIGELGLEERAAQPIHSLSGGQRKRVSVALELLTKPSLLFLDEPTSGLDPGMDRSVMHMLRGLADDGRTVIVVTHSVLSLDVCDRLLVLAPGGRVAYYGPPADALDFFGFAQWPEAFESFENDRDRDWAGRYRGSPFHRRYIEEATVRPGLAAVPGAPPEAAPPPPPKAQSWGSQLRTLVRRYAAALAADRTFLAIMIALPFVMGAMARALSEGRLGPESTLNVLLILCVGGVLTGAANAVRELVKERTIYRRERAVGLSRSAYLMSKVVVLGLITVVQSVVLTLVALIGVPLGAPGGKGVLMPPLVELTLAVALLAFTAMMLGLFVSALVRKEEVTMPLLVLLAIVQVVFCGALLNVSGTPVLEQLAWLVPSRWAFAAMGATVDIGATVPGEKTADPLMDHTLGAWLFDMGMLLALCVVLGLVVARLLRRHEPVVMRK